GGCAAATTAACTTCCTTACAAAGATGGGCTACCAAGCTAGAAGTAGTAGTTTTACCGTGAGTTCCTGCAACAGCGATGCACTCGGTTTCACTAGTAATAAGTCCTAAAACCTTCGCTCGTTTAAGTACCGTAAAGCCTTTTTCTTGGAAAAAATCTAAAATGCCTAATTGTTTAATTGCTGGCGTATAAATTACTAAAGTGTCTTCAGGTTTAAAGGCTTTTATTTGCTCATCAATACTATCTTCAAAACTGATTTTTATCCCTTCCGAAATAAGTGTCGAAGTTAGTTTGGTAGAAGTTTTATCATAGCCTAAAACCGTTTTCCCAATGGAATGGAAATATCTCGCCAAGGCAGACATTCCTATCCCTCCAATGCCTATGAAATAAAAATTTTGATATGTACTAATATTTTGCATTTCTATTTAAAAATTTTAATTATTTCATCTACAATTTCCTCTGTAGCCTTTGGTTTTGCGAAATAAGATAGGTTTTGCCCCATTTCCTTTCGTAAATTTTCGTTACCACAAATTTCTGAAAGCGTATTCCAAAAACGCTCTTTCATCTCCACATCTTTTACCATTCTCGCTGCATTTTTCTCAACTAAAACCATTGCATTTTTGGTCTGGTGATCCTCTGCTGCGAAGGGAAGAGGCATCAATAAAATAGGCTTCTTAACTACCGCCAACTCCGAAATAGCAATCGCACCTGCTCTAGACACAATCACATCTGCCGCAGAATAAGCTAATGCCATATCTGTGATAAATTCCTTTATTTGGATTGTATCTTCTTCTAAATTAACCTTATCTTTAATCGTTTGATATTCTGTTTTTCCTGTTTGCCAAATCAGTTGCCAACCTTCCTTTTTAATCCTTTCCAAATTTTCTAACCAACCATTATTAAGTGTTCTAGACCCCAACGAGCCTCCCACGGAAAGAATACTCAATTTATTAGGGTCTAATCCTAACTTTTCTTTAGCCGTAGCAGTATCTGTAAGCCCCTCCATTAAAGATTGTCTAATAGGATTTCCCGAAAAAATCGTCTGAGTTTTTGGAAAAAAATGAGCCATATCAGGATACGCCGTAAAAACAGCCTTGGCTTTCTTTCCTAAGAAAAGATTAGTTTTACCAGGTAGAGAGTTTTGCTCCTGAACAAAAGTAGGCACACCCAAACGAGAAGCCATATATAAAGCTGGACCACTGGCAAATCCGCCTGTACCTATTGCCACATGAGGTTTAAAATCTTTTATTATGCGATTGGCTTTCCTAACACTAGAAACAATTTTGAAAGGCAGTTTAAAATTCGCTAAAAGACTGCTCCTATTAAATCCTGAAATGTTAAGTCCTTCTATTCTAAACCCAGCTTGAGGCACTTTCTCCATCTCCATCTTATTCTCTGCCCCAATGAACAAAAATTCCGCTTTCGGAAATCGTCTTTGTATCTCTTGAGCAATGGCTATCGCAGGGAAAATATGTCCTCCCGTGCCACCACCACTCATTAAAACTCGAGGTGCAAAATCTTGATTGATATGATGTATATTTTCTGACATTTTATTCTTTAATATTAAATTAGCTTTTAGGCAATATCATTTATTTCCTCGATGTTTTGTTTTTTACCAATGCCTTCTTCATCATAAATTTGTATCCTAGAGCTAATATTGAGTATTAAACCTAGTTGAGCGTAAGTTACTAACATAGAAGTACCTCCGTAGCTTATCAACGGTAAAGGCTGTCCCGTTACAGGAATGAGATTAAGTGCCACCATAATATTAGCACTGAGCTGAATGAAAATCATAATTCCTAAAGAAATAACCAATAGAGAACCGAAAAAAGCCCTAGTTCTACTCGCTATAATTAGTATTCTTATAATGATAATAAAATACATACCCAATAAGCCAACTGCGCCTATTACACCATACTCTTCCACAATAATGGCAAAAATAAAGTCTGATGCCGACTGCGGTAACCTCTGTTTAAGAGCACTTTTGCCTGGTCCTTTACCTGTAATACCTCCGTGTACTATAGCTGCCTTAGCGTGCATCACTTGATAATTTTTAGCCTTTACTGCATCTCTTTCGGCACTATCTAATTGTGCATCTTTGGAAGAAGAGAAGGTTTCTACCCTACTTATCCAAGTATGAACACGGTTGTTAGGCATTAAATTAGTGTTCAATGCTACCAAAATAAAAATAATAGACGCTAAGCCCGACAAAGAGACAAACCCTGCAATATACTTCCAAGGGAATTGCCCTATTATAAGGACAATTAGTGAAGTAGCTAAAATCATCAGTGCCGTAGAGCCGTTATCTTTGGCTACTAAAATAAATACCAATAATATAGGTCCAAAAACATACATAATGTTTTCTATGGGCAGCCTTTGTCTTTGAATATTTTTAGTTAAATAACGGCATAGATAGATAACTAACATCAAAGCTGCCAACGCTGACGGCTGAAATGAGATTGCCGTACCTGGTATTTTAAGCCACCTAGAAGCACTCGCCCCATCTATGGTTTGCCCTGTAAAAATAGTAACTCCTAAAAGAATTACAGAAATTACAAGAAGTATGGAACTCAACTTTCCTATAAACTCATATTTTATCGCTCCGATGACTCTCATCAAAAATAACCCTAAAGCAATGAACATCACATGCTTGATAAGGTGGCTGGTGGTTGTTCCTGTATTTACGATGTACTCTAAATTAGAACTCGCCGAATAAACAGGAAGTATGGAGAATACAGAAATAAGAATTACTGTAATCCACAGCACTCTGTCTCCTTTTAGATATTCTATTTTTTTATTTACTTCTGTATGCTCCATGGTTTATTATTTTAGAACCTCAGCTTTAAACTTTTCACCTCTATCTTCGTAGTTTTCAAACAAATCAAAACTTGCACAGCACGGCGAAAGGAGTACAGCATCTCCTGCTTCTGCTATGGATTTTGAAATTTTAATAGCTTCCTCCATACTAGAAGTATTATAAATAAACTCTTTTTTATCTCTAAAGAAATCTATAATCTTTTGGTTATCTATACCTAAGCAAACAATCGCTTTTACTTTCTTTTTAACCAATTCTTCTATTTCGGTGTAATCATTGCCTTTATCCACTCCTCCTACAATCCAAACGGTAGGCTGAGTCATACTTTCTAAAGCATAGTAAGTAGCGTTTACATTAGTCGCTTTACTATCATTGATAAATTTAACTCCATTAAGATTAGCTATTTCCTGTAACCTATGGTCTACAGCTTGGAAGGTCATCAACGAATTTCTAATACTTTCATTGCTAATATTAAGTATTTTACCCGCTATAGACGCTGCCAAGCTGTTAGCCACATTATGATTCCCGATAAGAGCTAAGTCTCTAATTTTCATAGTAAACTCATCTTGAAGTTTTACCACAATATTTTCATCGTTCATATATCCACCCTCTGAGAGAGTTTCTTTTATGGAGAATGGCACTTTTTTGACCTTTAAATCTAACTCCTGAAGAATTTTTTGACTCATTTCATCATCTTTATTATAGATGAAAAAATTATCATATTCTTGATTTTCAGTAATTCTGAATTTAGCTAAAGCGTACTCCTCATAATTATAATTGTATTGGTCTAAATGGTCTTGACTCAAATTAAGAAGTAACGAAATATATGGTCTAAAATTCTGAATATCATCTAATTGAAAACTACTGATTTCCAAAACATAATAATCAAAAGATTCATCGGCTACTTGTTTAGCAAAACTCTTACCTATATTACCTCCCAAACCTACATTCATCCCATTATCTTTAAGGATGTGATAGATGAGAGAAGTAGTAGTAGTTTTACCATTACTGCCCGTAATTGCTACAATTTTGGCATTAGTAAATTCCGATGCAAATTCTATTTCGGAAGACAGTCTTATCCCTTTCTGATTGATTTTAAACACAATATCTGCCTTTTTAGGAATACCTGGGCTTTTGACCACCCAATCGGCATTTAAAATTCGTTCTTCATCATGCTGACCTTCTTCAAATTCTATATTATTCTCTATCAGTTGTTTTTTATACTCTTCTTTTATACTTCCTCTATCGGATACAAAAACCTCCATACCTTTCTTTTTAGCAAGGTAGGCTGCTCCAAAACCACTTTCTCCAGCTCCTAAAACTACTATTTTCATATTCCTTAATATTTTTATTGAAAATATTTATCTGATTTTAAGTGTAATTAAACATACAATCGCTAAAACTACCCCTATGATTATCATTCTATTAACAATCTTACTTTCGTGGTAACCACTCTTCTGATAATGATGATGAAGAGGAGACATTTTAAACAATCGGTTATTTTGAGCATATTCTAATCCATATTTTTTCTTTCTGTATTTGAACACTGCTACCTGAAGCATTACCGATAAGTTTTCAATTAAAAATATTCCACACAGCACAGGTATCAATAATTCTTTTCTTAGAATAATGGATAAAACTGCGATAACTCCTCCTAGCATTAAACTACCTGTATCACCCATAAATACTTGGGCAGGATAGGTATTATACCAAAAAAAACCAATAACCGCTCCTACCATTGCCACCGCAAAAATGGTAGTTTCTCCCATATTAGGCAGAAACATAATATTGAGATAATCCGCAAAGATGATGTTACCCGAAACATACGCAAAGAAAGCTAATGTGAGTAAAATAACCGCACTCGTACCTGCAGCTAAACCATCTATACCATCGGTAATATTAGCTCCATTAGAAACGGCTGTAACAATAAATATCGCCATCGGAATGAAAACCACCCAAGCCCATTCTTCTGCTTCTTGCTCATCCATCCAAAAGAGAATACCACTATAATCAAACTCATTATTTTTAATCATCGGTACGGTAGAAATTACTTTTTTTTCTTCCTTCATAAAGTTCTGTTCTACATTGTTACGATTAATTTCTTTTGCATCTGCATATTTTCTTTTAACGGTAATATCTGAATTAAAAAACATTGTAACCCCAACAATTAGCCCTAAACCAACTTGACCTATGACTTTAAATTTGCCACTTAAACCGTCTTTATTCTTCTTTATTTTTTTAAGATAATCATCTATAAAGCCTATCGCCCCCATCCAAAGCACAGATACAATGAGTAGAATAATATAGATATTCGTAATCTTAGTAAACAGTAATACAGGTATTAAGGTAGCTATAATGATGATAAGTCCTCCCATAGTAGGAGTACCTTCTTTTTGTTTTTGCCCATCTAATCCTAAATCTCTTACCAGCTCTCCCATCTGTTTTCTACGAAGAAAATTGATGATTTTTTTACCATAAACCAGTGCAATAATAAGCGACAATAGAACCGCCATAGCAGCCCTAAAAGAAATGTACCTCAACAGGTTAAGACCTGGTATATGTATGCCGTTAGCCGTAAGATATTCGTATAAGTAGTATAACATATTTGTATTTCTTATTTTTAAATTATTGTTTTTCTATTTACTCATCATTTTACACAATTCTAATATCACCTCTTTATCATCAAAGTGATGTTTTACCCCATTAACTTCCTGATAAGTTTCGTGACCTTTCCCCGCCACAAGTATAATATCTTTTGGCTCTGCAAATTTTATAGCCATTTTAATAGCTTCCCTTCTGTCTGGAACTACCGTATATTTACTAAAACATTGTGGCTCCACGCCCGCCTCTATCTCTTGGATAATGGCATTAGGGTCTTCTGTTCTAGGATTGTCCGATGTAATAATCGCCAAAGTAGATTTCTGTGTAGCTATTTTCCCCATTTCTGGGCGTTTACTATGGTCTCTATCACCACCGCAACCAAACACACTAATTAGCCTTTCGTTTTTAGTTCGTATTTCATTGATGGAGTCTAGAATATTCTCTAAAGCATCTGGCGTATGTGCATAATCTACCACAAAAAAGATTCCGCCTTCTGACTTTATCGTTTCAAATCTACCATTAACTCTTTTCAGTTGAGAAATTGCCGTAAGTATTTCCACCTCATCAAACCCTAACTCTCTAGCTATACCAAATACTAAAAGCAAATTATAGACATTAAACTTCCCTGTTAAGCTCGTCCAAACTTCTTTACCATTAAAATTGAGCAACATTCCGTTAAAATCCACCTCCAACAATCGCCCATGATAATCGCTTAAAGTTTTTAACGCATAGGTTTTCTTTTTAGCCTTGGTGTTTTGGAGCATTACCAATCCGTTTTTATCATCTAGATTAGCAATTGCTACCGCTGAATCTGGCAAATTATCAAAAAATGATTTTTTGGTATTAAGGTATTCTAAAAAAGTTTTATGATAGTCTAAATGGTCGTGAGTAATATTGGTAAAACCTGCCACTTTAAAATGCAAACCTTCCGTTCTGTTTTGATGAATGCCGTGAGAAGAAACTTCCATAAAGGCATACTCGCAACCTTGTGCCACGGCTTTTGCCAATAGTTCATTAAGTTTAACCACATCTGGCGTAGTGTGTGTAGATGGGAAAACCTCATCGCCAATTCTATACTCCACCGTAGAAATAAGTGCAGACGGATAACCTAAATTCTTAAAAACATCGAAAAGCAAGGTAGATACAGATGTTTTACCATTAGTACCTGTAACTCCTACTAGATTAAGCTTTTCAGAAGGATTACCATAGAAGTTAGAAGCTAATTGCCCCAATACTTTAGACGAATTTTTCACTTTAATATAAGTGATGGTTTCATCTAAAATTTCAGGTAAATCTTCCAATACAATAACTTTAGCTCCTTTTTCTATTGCAGAACTAATGAACTGGTGTCCATCTGAAACACTCCCTTTGATAGCTACATAGAGGCTTTTTGCTTCCGCCTTTCTACTATCAAAAATAATAGAGCTTACCTCAATGTCTAATGCACCGATGGTTTCTAAAACTGGTATATTATGTAATAACTCTCTGAGTAACATTTTATCTTCAATTTTTATTTTTGTAGTGTAAGATAAATTTTTTGGTCTTTTTTCATGATAGTTCCCTCTTTAGGAAACTGTTCTAAAACTTTACCTACACCTTTATAATCTACACGATAACCCAAATTCTCCAACTGAGGAATAACCTCTCTACCCGCCATACCTACTAACGCTGGCATTTGCTGACGGTTTATTGCTATCTTTACTTTGGGAGTGGTCATCTTATTTAAATTCACTTTTTTATCTTGGAGCATCTCTTTTTCCACATTCAGTGGTGTTTTTAAGAAAGTTTTTCCTGCTATTTCCTTAAACACCGGAGCCGCTACCGTACCTCCGTAAAACCCAATAGAAGTATCAGGCTGATTAACCATAACAATACAAGTATATTTTGGATTATCTGAAGGATAAAACCCTGCAAAAGATGCCTGATATTTCATTGGTCCAGCTTTCCAGTATTCAAACCTTGCCGTTCCTGTTTTTCCTGCCATTTTAAGGTTAGGTGTAAAGATACTTTTTGCTGTACCTTTTTCTACCGCTTTGGTAAGAGCATCTGTCATCATTTTTATGGCTTTATCTGATGCCATTTTATTTACCATTACCTCTGGTTTGGCTTCGTATGTAATCTTACCGTCTTTCATTATTTTGTCTATGAAAAGAGGCTTTACCATTTTACCATTATTAGCAATACCATTATAAAATGTAGCTAACTGCAACAATGTAAAGTTGGACGAGTAACCATAAGACAAAGACGCCAAAGTAGCTTTGTTCCACCTCTTATCTTTTGGAGTAACTATCTTTGGTTTTGTAATCCCAGGAAGTTCTATATCCATCTTATCAAACATCTTCCATCTTCTAAGATGATTAAGGAATACTTCTGGTTTATCTGCATAATATTTAGTAATGAGTTTTGCCGTACCCACATTGCTTGATTTTGCCAAAACATCACTAATCTCATAAGTTCCTCCACCGTGTCCGTCGGAAATTCTTTGCTTAGCGTAAGTCCATACTCCGCCACCTACATTTACGGTTGTATTTTCATCTATAAAACCGTCGTCCATCGCTGCCAAAAGAGAAACTACCTTAAAAGTAGAACCTGGTTCGGTAGCGTTTTTTATAGCGTAATTGTATGAATCTACATAAACTCCACTTTCTTTTTTTCTGAGATTTACCATTGCTCTTACCTTTCCCGTTTGGGTTTCCATAACGATAACCGTCCCATGGTCTGCATTAAAACTTATTAGCTGCTTCTCTAGTGCAGAATGAGCAATATCTTGTATCCTTAAATCAAGAGTAGTATAGACATCTTGCCCATCAATAGGTTCTTTAGCCTTCCAATGGTCAATGGGTTTCCACTGAGTGGAATTAACTCTTTGTTCTAGCCTTGAACCATCTTTACCCGATAGATATTCACTAAACGCTCCTTCTAGTCCAGATTTATAGGCTTCGTTATCCATACCTATAGTTCCAGAACCTATTTTTGCAGTAGCTAATTCTCGCTTGTATTTTCTATCAATGATAAAGCCGCCCTTATTTTTACCTTTATTAAAGATAGGAAACTTTCTTATACGGTCATACTCATCAAAATCTAAATCTCTTTTAAGAGAATAATACTGATTGCCTTTTTTCCTTTGAGCATCAAAATTTCCCCTAAAGTAATGCTTAGGTTTCCCAAACATTTTGCTTAAAGAATCGGTAAGAGCTCCTATATTTTTACTATACAGAGTATCTTTTATAGTCTTAAAATCTATATAAACATCATACCTCATAACTGTAGTAGCAAGTATAGAACCATCTGATACATACAAATTTCCTCTTGCTGCTTTTAGCGTTGCCTCTCTATAGTTTTTGTTGATATAATCCTCTTCTATCTCCTGAACATTAGTATTTTGCAATAAGAAAATACGAATAATAAAAGTGATAAACAAAAAGAAAGCAGCACCTCCAAAAAGATACCCCCACACTAAAGTTTTATTTCTTTTCTTATCAAATTCGTTCTTAGTTTGCATTAGTAGAATCTAATTTTATAATCAATTTATGAGGATGATTTTCTAATGGTACCAAAGAATCCTTAACTACTTCTTTCCCCAATTCGCTCTCTAATTTTATTTTGATTAGCTTACTCTGTGCATACGCATTTCTAGATTTATACTCTTCTGTTTGCTCTTTCAAAGTATTGATTTGCTTTATTTTTTTGCTCGCTAAATGGTTGGTATAGATAATCCCTGCCATCATCACGGCTAATAATATAAAATACTTGTAATGAGCCTGTATCTCATCACGATTTAAGAAATTACCTTTAACAATATCACTAAAGGTTAGTTTCTTCTTTTTATATGTCTGTTTTTTAGCCATCTCTAACTTTCGAAAAAACATTACACCTTAATACCTACCCTCATTTTAGCACTTCTTGCTCTAGAGTTAGCTTCAATTTCCTCTTCCGTAGGAACAAATGCTTTGGATTGCAACAACTCAAACGCTTTATTATAGTTACCATAAATATCTCTTTCAGGCTCACCATCAAACATTCCATTCTTCAAGAAACGCTTTACCAGCCTATCTTCCAAAGAATGATAAGATATCACCACCAATCTTCCTCCTGGTTTTAGAATTCTATAAGCCTGTTCCAGCATTTCCTTTAAAGCCTCTAATTCTTGATTAACCTCAATTCTTATCGCTTGAAATAACTGTGCAAAAAATTTATTCTGCTTATGTGGAGGAATATATTTAAAAACACTTTTTAAATCTTCCGTTGTCTTAATCGGTTTTGATTTTCTGTAATGAACCAACTCTCTCGCCAATCTCCTTGCTTCTCTTAACTCTCCATAATGATAAAATATATCAGCTAAATGCTCCTCTTCGTACTCATTAACTACCTTTTGAGCGTTTAACCCTTGCATTACATTCATTCTCATATCCAACGGAGCATCACTCCTTGTAGAGAAACCTCTTTCCGCTGCATCAAACTGATGAGAAGACACCCCCAAGTCAGCCAATATCCCATCTACTTGGGTAACCCCATAAAGCATAAGAGAGTTTTCTAAAAATCTAAAATTCTGATTAATAAGTGTAAAACGCTCATCGTCTAATTTATTTTCTAAAGCATCTAAGTCTTGGTCAAAACCAAAATGCCTCCCAGCAGGAGACAACCTAGAAATGATTTCTCTAGAGTGTCCACCACCTCCAAAAGTACAATCTACATAAACCCCATCTGCATTTTGCACAAGAGCATCTACACTTTCCTTTAATAAAACCGACTGATGATACATCTTCTTAATTTACTATAATTTACAAACTTTCCCAATCACTCCCCATCACTTCCTCTGCCAAGCTAGCAAAGTCTTCTTCTTTCATTGCTATATTTTCTTCGTAGGATTTTTTATCCCATATTTCAAAAAAATCTCCCACGCCAGAAATCACTATCTCTTTTTCCATACCAGCAAAGTCTTTTAAATCTTTAGGCACCTGTATCCTATCTGATTTATCCACCTCTACCGCCTTTACCCCTGCCGTGAAAACTCGTATAAAGTCTACATTTTTCTTCACAAACCTGTTCAGTTTATTTAGTCGCCCCATTAGAGACTCCCAAGTACTCACAGGATAAACCTCTAAACATTTCTGAAACACCGCTCTCTTTATCACAAAATCCTTCCCATGAGCCTCAGACAAAAGCTTAGCTAACGCCGAAGGCAGCTTTATTCTACCCTTATCGTCTATCTTACACTCATATGTTTCAAAGAAATAATTCATCGGATACAAAAATAGATAATATTTTCTAAAAATTTCCACTTTTTACCACTTTTTAACTCATTGTGGATAAGTTTTATTTAATCCGACAAATCCACATAACCATCTGATTATCTAAATATAACAAAACATTTCATACATCTCTAATAAAACCTCAATCACACAGAAATTTCTAAGTATAAAAAAGTAAAACATTATGATTTTTATATCGTTTGTTTAATCTTTAATTTGTATTTTTGCATGGCTTAGTAGTGTTTTTATGATTTTTAAAACTAAAAAAGAAAAGAAGTTCAATTTTATTGAAGAGGGAGAGGGACACCCTTTGGTACTCCTGCATGGACTTATGGGAGGGCTAAGTAATTTTGATGATATGGTAAAATTCTTTTCTGAAAAAGGGTATAAAGTCTATGTCCCAGAACTACCTATATATGACCTTCCTGTTCTAAACACGAATTTAACTGCTATTTCAAAATTCGTTGCAAAGTTTATAAAAGAGGAAGTTAAAGAGCCTGTTACTATTGTAGGCAACTCTATGGGAGGGCATATAGGGCTTATTCTTACACTATCAAAACCTGAACTTGTTAAAAACTTAGTACTTACAGGAAGTTCAGGATTATATGAAAAATCTTTTGGAGATAGTTTCCCTAGAAAAGGAGATAAAGAGTACATTAGAAAGAAAACACAAGAAGTTTTCTATGACCCTGCTGTAGCTACAGACCAATTAGTAGATGAGGTATTTTCTGTAGTTAATGATAGAATGAAAGGCATTAAAACCGTGATGCTAGCTAGAAGTGCTATAAAGCACAATATGATAAAAGATTTACCTAAGATTACTTGTCCAACCTGCATTATTTGGGGCAAACAAGACAATGTAACTCCACCAGAGGTAGCCGTTGATATGCACAAGTATATTCCTAATTCAGATTTGTACTGGATAGATAAATGCGGACACGCAGCTATGATGGAAAAACCACAAGAGTTCAATGAAATTCTCCTCTCTTGGCTCAAGAAGGTTAATAAATAAGAACTAAAAAATAGAGGAAGCCTAAATGCTTCCTTTTTTATTATTTAAAATTTAATACTAATAAAAATGATTTCTATAAAAAGTGCCGAGTTTGTTAAAAGTAGTCAAAAGTGGCAAGAATGCCCCGAAGCTAATCTTCCAGAATATGCATTTATAGGGCGTTCTAATGTAGGTAAATCCTCGCTAATCAATGCCATTACAGGAAATAAAAATTTAGCTAAAACCTCC
This Riemerella anatipestifer DNA region includes the following protein-coding sequences:
- the mraZ gene encoding division/cell wall cluster transcriptional repressor MraZ, whose translation is MEIFRKYYLFLYPMNYFFETYECKIDDKGRIKLPSALAKLLSEAHGKDFVIKRAVFQKCLEVYPVSTWESLMGRLNKLNRFVKKNVDFIRVFTAGVKAVEVDKSDRIQVPKDLKDFAGMEKEIVISGVGDFFEIWDKKSYEENIAMKEEDFASLAEEVMGSDWESL
- a CDS encoding alpha/beta fold hydrolase; this encodes MIFKTKKEKKFNFIEEGEGHPLVLLHGLMGGLSNFDDMVKFFSEKGYKVYVPELPIYDLPVLNTNLTAISKFVAKFIKEEVKEPVTIVGNSMGGHIGLILTLSKPELVKNLVLTGSSGLYEKSFGDSFPRKGDKEYIRKKTQEVFYDPAVATDQLVDEVFSVVNDRMKGIKTVMLARSAIKHNMIKDLPKITCPTCIIWGKQDNVTPPEVAVDMHKYIPNSDLYWIDKCGHAAMMEKPQEFNEILLSWLKKVNK